A genome region from Methanofollis sp. UBA420 includes the following:
- a CDS encoding 2-amino-3,7-dideoxy-D-threo-hept-6-ulosonate synthase translates to MIGKAIRLERIMDRNTGRTVIVPMDHGFTMGQIEGLKKMPEAVSAVSEGGANAIVMHKGMVKAGHRGKGRDIGLIVHLSASTSLNPDPDDKVLVCTVEEAVALGADAVSIHINLGAVHESRMIEAAGMVSKECIRWGMPLLVMIYPRGKGIDPRSPSAVGHCVRVAEEIGADLIKTSYTGDPASFAEICAACSVPVLIAGGEKAGDLATLTAIRDAVGAGAAGVAIGRNAFQRDDPAAFVRALCKVVHGGADPKDALEGR, encoded by the coding sequence ATGATTGGAAAGGCGATCAGGCTGGAGAGGATCATGGACCGGAACACCGGGAGGACTGTCATCGTCCCGATGGACCACGGTTTCACGATGGGGCAGATCGAGGGGCTGAAGAAGATGCCCGAGGCGGTCTCCGCCGTCTCCGAGGGCGGGGCGAACGCGATCGTGATGCACAAGGGGATGGTGAAGGCCGGTCACCGCGGCAAGGGCCGGGACATCGGGCTCATCGTCCACCTCTCTGCCTCGACCTCCCTGAACCCTGACCCCGACGACAAGGTGCTCGTCTGCACTGTCGAGGAGGCGGTCGCCCTCGGGGCCGACGCCGTCTCCATCCACATCAACCTCGGGGCGGTGCACGAGTCCAGGATGATCGAGGCCGCGGGCATGGTCTCGAAGGAGTGCATCCGCTGGGGTATGCCCCTCCTGGTGATGATCTACCCGCGGGGCAAGGGGATAGACCCGCGGTCGCCGTCGGCCGTCGGCCACTGCGTGCGTGTCGCCGAGGAGATCGGCGCCGACCTGATCAAGACGAGTTACACCGGCGACCCCGCCTCCTTCGCGGAGATCTGCGCCGCCTGCTCTGTCCCTGTCCTCATCGCGGGCGGTGAGAAGGCCGGCGACCTCGCCACCCTGACGGCGATCAGGGACGCGGTCGGTGCCGGGGCGGCAGGCGTCGCCATCGGGAGGAACGCTTTCCAGCGCGACGACCCGGCAGCCTTTGTCAGGGCGCTCTGCAAGGTCGTCCACGGCGGCGCCGATCCGAAGGACGCCCTGGAGGGGAGATGA
- a CDS encoding shikimate kinase produces the protein MKVVLIGYRGTGKTTVGKMVARRLSLPFLDTDALVEEMTGISIPAIFANAGEAAFRSLEREVIAGLADFSGVIATGGGAVLDPENVRALRKGGTVVLLEADPEEVITRIAGSDRPSLTGLQPEEEVRALLRTRRPFYLAAADICIRSGGQSPDVVADEIIANLAGRPGPISLPEGFALPSGETERLAALGPATGLYGIAGHPALHSRSPILYNALFARFGMGAAYTFFDHPDFGAVLDTARSLGVRGLSVTIPHKEAALAAADEADRHAAAIGAANTLVLCGDHVRASNTDWIGVRRPLEGVAAERAVVLGAGGAAAAAVYALLSLEYGVTVLARDAGKAEALAARFGCESGAIRDIGSFRPEVVVHATPVGMAGDPRSLLAPEDLRPGTTVFDLVYTPKETLLLRTAAARGCRTIPGTEMFVYQACEQFLHMTGIRVEDRAVREVLGE, from the coding sequence GTGAAGGTCGTCCTGATCGGCTACCGCGGCACGGGCAAGACGACGGTCGGAAAGATGGTGGCGCGACGCCTCTCTCTCCCCTTCCTGGACACCGACGCCCTCGTCGAGGAGATGACCGGGATCTCGATCCCGGCGATCTTCGCCAACGCGGGGGAGGCGGCCTTCCGCTCCCTGGAGAGGGAGGTGATCGCCGGCCTTGCCGATTTTTCCGGCGTCATCGCCACGGGCGGCGGCGCTGTCCTGGACCCGGAGAATGTCCGCGCCCTCCGGAAGGGAGGAACCGTCGTCCTCCTGGAGGCGGACCCGGAGGAGGTCATCACGCGGATCGCGGGCTCGGACCGTCCCTCCCTCACCGGCCTTCAGCCTGAGGAGGAGGTGCGGGCCCTCCTCCGGACGCGGCGGCCCTTCTACCTTGCGGCCGCAGACATCTGTATCAGGAGCGGTGGCCAAAGTCCCGACGTGGTCGCAGACGAGATCATCGCCAACCTTGCTGGGCGGCCAGGCCCCATCTCTCTCCCTGAAGGCTTTGCCCTCCCCTCCGGCGAGACGGAACGCCTCGCCGCCCTCGGCCCGGCGACCGGCCTGTACGGGATAGCCGGTCACCCGGCTCTCCACAGCAGAAGCCCCATCCTGTACAATGCCCTTTTTGCGAGATTCGGCATGGGCGCCGCGTACACCTTCTTCGACCACCCTGACTTCGGGGCGGTCCTCGATACCGCCCGCTCCCTCGGCGTCCGCGGCCTCTCGGTCACCATCCCCCACAAGGAGGCGGCCCTTGCGGCCGCGGACGAGGCCGACAGGCACGCGGCGGCGATCGGCGCCGCCAACACCCTCGTCCTCTGCGGGGATCATGTCAGGGCCTCGAACACCGACTGGATCGGCGTGCGCCGCCCCCTCGAAGGAGTCGCCGCGGAGAGGGCCGTCGTCCTCGGTGCGGGCGGTGCGGCCGCCGCGGCGGTCTATGCCCTCCTGAGTCTGGAGTACGGGGTGACTGTCCTTGCCCGCGACGCCGGGAAGGCAGAGGCCCTTGCCGCCCGCTTCGGCTGCGAGTCAGGGGCGATCCGCGACATCGGCAGCTTCCGCCCCGAGGTCGTCGTCCACGCCACGCCTGTCGGCATGGCGGGCGACCCCCGCTCCCTCCTCGCGCCCGAAGACCTGCGGCCCGGCACGACGGTCTTCGACCTCGTCTACACGCCGAAGGAGACACTCCTCCTCAGGACGGCGGCGGCCCGCGGCTGCCGCACCATCCCGGGGACCGAGATGTTTGTGTACCAGGCCTGCGAACAGTTCCTCCATATGACCGGGATCAGGGTGGAGGACAGGGCCGTGCGGGAGGTGCTCGGGGAATGA
- a CDS encoding winged helix-turn-helix transcriptional regulator yields the protein MQKTSTIFFTGILVLLLFLNPATAKIAFEPGPEELPADMINVDDEEFVPIWQGPPLQIISYFILINCPLLAFPAELIYSSGLLAYLGYRIAPPTVPENRKKIHACIRDQPGISASRIAGITGISRGTVAYHISRLQAGGMIKKVQNRGNVGFFIATDDNTADKEYTLLHMQNSTEREILFLLLDTPELSQSEIADAIGISRPAVSWHMRRLDFDGVVESFRNGRGTYYRLMPDIPDILKKENKDQAISRDSGRASA from the coding sequence ATGCAAAAGACATCCACCATTTTCTTTACAGGCATACTCGTCCTGCTCCTCTTTCTGAATCCGGCAACGGCAAAGATTGCCTTCGAGCCGGGGCCGGAAGAACTGCCTGCCGATATGATCAATGTGGACGACGAAGAGTTCGTCCCAATCTGGCAGGGCCCACCGCTGCAGATCATCAGTTATTTTATTCTGATCAATTGTCCCCTCCTCGCGTTCCCCGCAGAATTGATCTATTCTTCCGGTCTCCTGGCATACCTGGGCTACCGGATCGCCCCCCCCACGGTCCCCGAGAACAGGAAAAAGATCCATGCGTGCATCAGGGACCAGCCGGGCATCTCCGCCTCGCGGATAGCAGGGATAACCGGGATCAGCCGCGGGACGGTCGCATATCATATCTCCCGCCTGCAAGCGGGAGGGATGATCAAAAAAGTACAGAACAGGGGCAATGTCGGTTTCTTCATCGCTACCGACGATAACACCGCAGATAAAGAGTACACTCTCCTCCATATGCAGAACTCCACAGAGAGAGAGATCCTTTTTCTTCTTCTCGACACGCCCGAACTCTCGCAGTCCGAGATCGCGGATGCAATCGGCATCTCCCGGCCGGCGGTCTCCTGGCATATGAGACGGCTCGACTTCGACGGTGTTGTCGAATCGTTCAGAAACGGCAGGGGTACATATTACCGCCTCATGCCGGATATCCCGGACATTCTCAAGAAAGAGAACAAGGACCAGGCGATTAGCCGGGATTCTGGCAGGGCATCTGCCTGA
- a CDS encoding type I 3-dehydroquinate dehydratase — protein sequence MPSPDDLLAIERDLRSYGDIPKIAVTPASAHDLLDLLSFTLDAEKPIITTVMGGEFRYARTFLPFFGSETVYCHIGTPTAEGQYDIRELEQLQELLAYR from the coding sequence ATGCCCTCTCCCGACGACCTCCTGGCTATCGAGCGGGACCTCAGGTCGTACGGCGACATCCCGAAGATCGCCGTCACCCCGGCGTCCGCGCACGACCTCCTCGACCTCCTCTCCTTCACCCTCGACGCGGAGAAGCCCATCATCACGACCGTCATGGGCGGGGAGTTCAGGTACGCCCGCACCTTCCTCCCCTTCTTCGGGTCGGAGACGGTCTACTGCCACATCGGCACCCCCACGGCAGAGGGGCAGTACGACATCAGGGAACTGGAGCAGCTGCAGGAGTTGCTCGCGTACAGGTGA
- a CDS encoding 2-amino-3,7-dideoxy-D-threo-hept-6-ulosonate synthase: MRGKQIRLERIMDRNTGRTIIVPMDHGVTAGPMPGLIDMGRTVDLVAEGGANAVLGHLGLPLYGHRRWGRDIGLILHLSASTSAGPDPNEKVIVNTVTNALKMGADAVSVHINIGAASEAKMLADLGRVAVECMEWGMPLLAMMYPRGPKIDDEKSVEMVSLAARAGAELGADIIKTVYTGDPDTFKEVTLGCPVPVVVAGGSKTDDAATLALIEGAMEGGAAGISIGRNAFQHPHPDRFVRAAAAIVHGGRSAEEAMEMMKE; the protein is encoded by the coding sequence ATGAGAGGAAAACAGATTAGGTTGGAACGTATTATGGATCGTAACACCGGCAGGACGATCATCGTCCCGATGGACCATGGTGTTACGGCCGGGCCCATGCCAGGGCTCATCGATATGGGACGGACCGTCGACCTCGTCGCCGAAGGCGGCGCAAACGCAGTGCTCGGCCACCTCGGCCTTCCCCTGTACGGCCACCGCCGGTGGGGGAGGGACATCGGGTTGATCCTCCACCTCTCGGCCTCGACGTCTGCAGGGCCGGACCCGAACGAGAAGGTGATCGTCAACACGGTCACGAACGCCCTGAAGATGGGTGCGGACGCGGTCTCGGTACACATCAATATCGGGGCTGCCTCTGAGGCAAAGATGCTCGCCGACCTCGGGAGGGTCGCGGTCGAGTGCATGGAGTGGGGGATGCCTCTCCTCGCGATGATGTACCCCCGCGGGCCGAAGATAGACGACGAGAAGAGCGTCGAGATGGTGAGTCTTGCCGCCCGCGCCGGCGCCGAACTCGGGGCCGACATCATCAAGACGGTGTACACCGGCGACCCCGACACCTTCAAGGAGGTGACCCTGGGGTGCCCGGTGCCGGTCGTCGTGGCCGGCGGGTCGAAGACGGACGACGCCGCGACTCTCGCCCTCATCGAGGGGGCGATGGAGGGCGGGGCCGCCGGGATATCGATCGGGAGGAATGCCTTCCAGCACCCGCACCCCGACCGCTTTGTCAGGGCGGCGGCGGCGATCGTGCACGGCGGCAGGAGTGCGGAAGAAGCGATGGAGATGATGAAGGAATGA
- a CDS encoding prephenate dehydratase, with product MPGRKVRLAALGPEGTFSHALARHLADEVVLLPTIGAVFAHVAAGKGDGLVPIENSEAGGVGPALDGLLRNPVFITAEVYVPIRFHLASFVKITEIDTIYAHPQAHEQCSGRVDALGVPVVHTPSNAASARAVRPGTAAAAVTTAEAAALCGIPVVAGNVQDAEENTTRFVVISTEPYQGRDAGKCSVLLDPKADRAGLLADLLAVFARLGINLTRIESRPAKRGMGRYVFFIDGEAGPAWVGAVADLSSLAVVKEFGCYPRLEAAGWR from the coding sequence ATGCCTGGCAGAAAAGTGAGGCTTGCGGCCCTCGGGCCGGAGGGCACCTTCTCCCATGCCCTTGCCCGGCACCTCGCCGACGAGGTCGTGCTCCTCCCGACCATCGGCGCCGTCTTCGCGCATGTCGCCGCGGGAAAGGGCGACGGCCTCGTCCCTATCGAGAACAGCGAGGCGGGGGGCGTCGGCCCCGCCCTCGACGGCCTGCTGCGCAATCCCGTCTTCATCACCGCGGAGGTGTACGTGCCGATCAGGTTCCACCTCGCCTCTTTCGTGAAAATCACGGAGATCGACACCATCTACGCCCACCCGCAGGCCCATGAGCAGTGTTCGGGCCGTGTCGACGCCCTCGGCGTGCCTGTGGTCCACACACCCTCGAACGCGGCGAGCGCCCGGGCTGTACGGCCGGGCACGGCAGCGGCGGCGGTCACCACAGCAGAGGCCGCCGCACTGTGCGGGATCCCCGTCGTCGCCGGCAATGTCCAGGACGCGGAGGAGAACACGACACGCTTCGTCGTCATCTCGACAGAGCCGTACCAGGGCCGTGATGCCGGGAAGTGCTCCGTCCTCCTCGACCCGAAGGCCGACCGGGCCGGCCTCCTCGCCGACCTGCTTGCGGTCTTCGCGCGTCTGGGGATCAACCTGACCCGGATTGAGTCCAGGCCCGCAAAGAGGGGGATGGGGCGGTACGTCTTCTTCATCGACGGGGAAGCCGGGCCTGCATGGGTCGGGGCCGTTGCCGACCTCTCCTCTCTCGCGGTCGTGAAGGAGTTCGGGTGCTACCCGCGCCTGGAGGCGGCAGGATGGAGGTGA
- the aroA gene encoding 3-phosphoshikimate 1-carboxyvinyltransferase: MEVTLSRRRGVDVTVTAPPSKSLTHRALVAAALAEGESRILRPLRSGDTARTREGLAALGIRTTDDGDAVLVRGCGGVLPLAGPATVDAGDSGTSLRFLAGLATLSPWPVTLTGSLRMQERPVGPLGDAIAALGGSVAYEKTPGCPPVTVTGPVRGGAAAMRGDVSSQFISALLIAAPCYAEGLDLSLTTPPVSASYLDLTAAVMGAFGVPVEREGEDRFIVRPGLYRGRPYSVEGDWSSASYFFAIAAVCGGRVAVRNLDLASLQGDRLFLDALVRMGCRVHADGDAVVLESDGDLDGIAIDMAASPDTVQTLAAVAAFARGPTTITGIAHLRYKESDRVAAVVRVLRGLGSRVAVEEDALTITPAPLWGGIVDPANDHRTAMSAAVIGLGAGNVKILHAECVDKSFPGFWDSLQGAGLL; encoded by the coding sequence ATGGAGGTGACCCTCTCCCGCCGCCGGGGCGTCGACGTCACCGTCACGGCCCCACCCTCGAAGAGCCTCACCCACCGCGCCCTCGTCGCCGCCGCCCTCGCGGAGGGGGAGTCCCGCATCCTCCGTCCCCTCAGGTCAGGGGACACGGCCAGGACGCGGGAGGGCCTCGCCGCCCTCGGCATCAGGACAACAGACGACGGCGACGCCGTCCTCGTCCGCGGCTGTGGAGGCGTCCTCCCCCTTGCAGGCCCCGCCACAGTGGACGCCGGCGACTCGGGGACGAGTCTCCGTTTCCTCGCCGGCCTGGCCACCCTATCCCCCTGGCCTGTCACCCTCACCGGGAGTCTGCGTATGCAGGAGAGGCCTGTCGGCCCCCTCGGCGACGCCATCGCCGCCCTCGGCGGGAGTGTCGCCTATGAGAAGACGCCGGGTTGTCCCCCGGTGACGGTCACGGGGCCTGTTCGGGGCGGCGCCGCCGCGATGCGGGGCGACGTCTCCAGCCAGTTCATCTCGGCCCTCCTGATCGCCGCCCCCTGCTATGCGGAGGGCCTCGACCTCTCTCTCACCACCCCGCCGGTCTCGGCGTCGTACCTCGACCTGACGGCCGCGGTGATGGGGGCCTTCGGCGTTCCCGTGGAGAGGGAGGGGGAGGACCGTTTCATCGTGAGGCCGGGCCTGTACAGGGGCCGTCCCTATTCGGTCGAGGGCGACTGGTCCTCGGCCTCGTACTTCTTTGCCATCGCCGCCGTCTGCGGCGGGCGGGTGGCGGTGCGGAACCTCGACCTCGCCTCTCTCCAGGGCGACCGCCTCTTCCTCGACGCCCTTGTGAGGATGGGCTGCCGAGTCCATGCCGACGGAGACGCTGTCGTCCTCGAGTCGGACGGCGACCTCGACGGGATCGCGATCGACATGGCCGCCTCGCCGGACACCGTCCAGACCCTCGCGGCGGTGGCGGCCTTTGCCCGCGGGCCGACGACGATCACCGGCATCGCCCACCTCAGGTACAAGGAGAGCGACCGGGTCGCGGCGGTCGTTCGGGTATTGCGTGGCCTCGGCAGCCGCGTGGCCGTCGAGGAGGACGCACTGACCATCACCCCCGCACCGCTGTGGGGCGGCATCGTGGACCCGGCGAACGACCACAGGACGGCGATGAGTGCGGCCGTGATCGGCCTCGGCGCTGGAAACGTGAAGATTCTCCATGCAGAATGCGTGGACAAGTCCTTCCCCGGTTTCTGGGATTCTCTGCAGGGGGCGGGGCTGCTGTGA
- a CDS encoding prephenate dehydrogenase/arogenate dehydrogenase family protein: MRIGIIGGRGGMGTLFSRIFSDAGHEVLVSGRATPLSNADLVRACEVVIVSVPIRSTVPVIREIAPLLSGDQLLCDFTSLKAASVAAMLETRADVLGLHPMFGPSVASLQNQTVVACPVRVAPARADEVLAVFREAGAKVTTMDPLEHDRLMAVVQGLTHFTTLSLAGAMRRLSVDLPALLSVTSPVYQIEMAVIGRILGQDPGLYGPILGENPAVPEVLDAFAAAAAEVRRAVESGDDDAFARLFNKDAAFFADYIPHATEDSEALIRCLAEK; encoded by the coding sequence ATGCGCATCGGGATCATCGGCGGGAGGGGCGGGATGGGCACTCTCTTCTCCCGGATCTTCTCAGACGCCGGCCACGAGGTGCTCGTCTCGGGCCGGGCGACTCCTCTCTCGAATGCCGACCTTGTACGAGCCTGTGAGGTCGTCATCGTCTCCGTCCCGATCCGGAGCACGGTCCCGGTGATCAGGGAGATCGCCCCTCTCCTCTCCGGGGACCAGCTCCTCTGCGACTTCACCTCCCTCAAGGCGGCGTCCGTGGCGGCGATGCTGGAGACGAGGGCCGACGTCCTCGGCCTCCACCCGATGTTCGGGCCGTCTGTGGCCTCCCTGCAGAACCAGACGGTCGTCGCCTGCCCGGTGCGGGTCGCCCCGGCGCGTGCCGACGAGGTCCTTGCGGTCTTCAGGGAGGCAGGGGCGAAGGTGACGACGATGGACCCCCTGGAGCACGACAGGCTGATGGCTGTGGTCCAGGGCCTCACCCACTTCACCACTCTCTCCCTTGCCGGGGCGATGCGACGCCTCTCGGTGGACCTCCCGGCCCTTCTCTCTGTCACGAGTCCTGTCTACCAGATCGAGATGGCGGTGATCGGGCGGATACTCGGGCAGGACCCCGGACTGTACGGCCCGATCCTGGGGGAGAACCCTGCCGTCCCCGAAGTCCTCGACGCCTTCGCGGCCGCCGCGGCCGAGGTCCGTAGGGCGGTGGAGAGCGGAGACGACGACGCGTTCGCCCGCCTCTTCAACAAGGACGCCGCCTTCTTTGCCGACTACATCCCGCATGCGACCGAAGACTCGGAGGCTCTGATACGATGCCTGGCAGAAAAGTGA
- a CDS encoding 3-dehydroquinate synthase II, whose amino-acid sequence MKRFWVDVRPWRKEIATAAIEAGADALVVEKAGDARALGRIAAVAPDGDLVPGADVVFAAVTPDTPLPQAKGALLVVSTSDWTVIPLENLVAASEEVFAVVRNADEAKLALGILEKGVAGVVLKTDEPAEVGRVAAVVQAAMPALALSPFTVTRVRPVGMGDRACIDTCSLLAEGQGMLVGNTSSGFLLVLAETAENPYVSPRPFRVNAGAVHAYLLGPDGKTAYLSEVRAGDAVLVADGAGATAGAAVGRVKIERRPLLLVEAEGKSGEKAGLVLQNAETVRLMGPDGPVSVAALKEGDRVLGLSLSGGRHFGMAVEETITET is encoded by the coding sequence ATGAAACGGTTCTGGGTTGACGTGCGGCCGTGGCGAAAGGAGATCGCCACGGCGGCGATCGAGGCCGGGGCCGATGCCCTGGTGGTGGAGAAGGCCGGCGATGCCCGCGCCCTCGGGCGGATCGCCGCGGTCGCCCCTGACGGCGACCTGGTGCCGGGCGCGGACGTCGTCTTCGCTGCGGTGACGCCCGACACACCGCTCCCGCAGGCAAAAGGCGCCCTCCTTGTCGTCTCCACCTCTGACTGGACGGTGATCCCCCTCGAAAACCTGGTCGCCGCATCCGAGGAGGTCTTCGCCGTGGTCAGGAATGCCGACGAGGCGAAACTCGCCCTCGGCATCCTGGAAAAGGGGGTCGCCGGCGTCGTGCTCAAGACCGACGAACCCGCGGAGGTCGGCAGGGTGGCGGCCGTCGTGCAGGCGGCGATGCCGGCCCTCGCCCTCTCTCCCTTCACGGTCACGCGGGTCCGCCCCGTCGGGATGGGCGACCGCGCCTGTATCGACACCTGCTCCCTCCTTGCCGAGGGGCAGGGGATGCTCGTCGGCAATACCTCGTCGGGATTCCTCCTCGTCCTTGCCGAGACGGCCGAGAACCCGTACGTCTCGCCGCGGCCCTTCCGGGTGAACGCGGGCGCTGTCCATGCCTACCTCCTCGGCCCTGACGGGAAGACCGCCTACCTCTCCGAGGTGCGTGCCGGGGACGCCGTCCTCGTCGCCGACGGTGCCGGCGCCACGGCCGGGGCCGCGGTCGGCCGGGTGAAGATCGAGCGCCGCCCCCTCCTCCTCGTCGAGGCGGAGGGAAAGAGCGGGGAGAAGGCCGGTCTCGTCCTCCAGAACGCGGAGACGGTCCGGCTGATGGGGCCCGACGGCCCCGTCTCTGTCGCCGCCCTGAAGGAGGGCGACCGCGTCCTCGGCCTCTCCCTCTCCGGCGGCCGGCACTTCGGCATGGCCGTCGAAGAGACGATCACGGAGACCTGA
- a CDS encoding chorismate synthase, which yields MNTFGRFFRVTTFGESHGPAIGAVIDGVPPGLPLSAGDIQPMLDRRRPGGPLASPRKEPDAVEILSGVFEGRTAGTPLALLIRNRDVRSGDYDALRDAFRPGHADYTYLRKYGLRDHRGGGRSSGRETAARVAAGAVAVLVLKTHGIAVAGSVREVHGKTDPAEMEAEVRSAAAAGDSVGGIVEVRASGVPPGLGSPVFCKLDAAIAGAMMGIGAVKGVEIGEGFAAARLYGSENNDAMDASGFLSNHAGGVLGGISTGQEIVVCLAVKPTPSIALPQRTVDIRGEEREIVIAGRHDPCIAFRLVPVAEAMLALVLVDAVLEQAAYGGPARD from the coding sequence ATGAACACCTTCGGGCGGTTTTTCAGGGTGACGACCTTCGGTGAGAGCCACGGCCCCGCGATCGGCGCCGTCATCGACGGCGTCCCGCCTGGCCTCCCCCTCTCTGCGGGGGACATTCAGCCGATGCTCGACCGCCGCCGCCCCGGCGGCCCCCTCGCCTCGCCGCGGAAGGAACCCGACGCCGTCGAGATCCTCTCCGGCGTCTTCGAGGGGAGGACCGCCGGCACGCCCCTTGCCCTGCTGATCAGGAACAGGGACGTGCGGAGCGGCGACTACGACGCCCTCCGCGATGCCTTCCGCCCCGGCCACGCAGACTATACGTACCTCCGGAAGTACGGCCTCCGTGACCACCGGGGCGGCGGCCGGAGTTCGGGCCGGGAGACGGCGGCACGGGTCGCGGCCGGCGCGGTGGCGGTGCTCGTCCTGAAGACGCACGGGATCGCGGTCGCCGGGTCTGTCCGCGAGGTGCACGGAAAGACAGACCCCGCCGAGATGGAGGCCGAGGTGCGGTCGGCCGCCGCGGCCGGCGACTCTGTCGGCGGCATCGTGGAGGTCCGGGCCTCGGGCGTCCCGCCCGGCCTCGGGAGTCCGGTCTTTTGCAAACTCGACGCCGCCATCGCCGGGGCGATGATGGGGATCGGGGCGGTGAAGGGCGTCGAGATCGGCGAGGGCTTTGCCGCCGCACGTCTCTATGGCTCGGAGAACAACGACGCCATGGACGCCTCCGGCTTCCTCTCCAACCATGCCGGCGGAGTCCTCGGCGGCATCTCGACAGGCCAGGAGATCGTCGTCTGCCTTGCTGTGAAGCCGACGCCCTCCATCGCCCTCCCCCAGAGGACCGTGGACATCCGTGGCGAGGAAAGGGAGATCGTCATCGCCGGACGGCACGACCCCTGCATCGCCTTCCGTCTCGTCCCGGTCGCGGAGGCGATGCTCGCCCTGGTGCTTGTCGATGCGGTGCTGGAGCAGGCGGCATATGGCGGGCCGGCCCGGGATTAA